From Bacteroides uniformis:
TGGCTCAGAATCCATACAGATGGACGGATGAGCTGGAGTTATTGAAAAGAGTGGATAAATTGCCGGAGTATCGCACTGGCTCTTATGTGGAGCAGTTCTCGAGTTACGACCGTACCGGAGGCAATGATGATGGTTTTGCGGGTACTTATTCTTTCCTTCGTAAGGAAGGTGATAAGTTGGTGATTGCTGAGATGGAAGGCCCCGGAGTCATCAACCGAATCTGGACTCCTACACCGACGGACAATATGCTCTATTTCTATTTTGATGGACAGAAAGAGCCCGGTCTGAAAATAAAGTTCTCGGATTTGTTTTCCGGTAAGGTTTATCCGTTTACAAAGCCCGTTTGTGGTAATGAAATCGGTGGTTTTTATTGTTATCTGCCCATTACGTACAAAAAGTCCTGCAAAATTGTTTTCGATGGACCTAAATTGGAATTCATTCAGATACAATACCGTAACTTGCCGGAAAAGAAGGTGGAAACCTATACCGGTGAATTCTCACAGCAGGATAAGGATTTGTTGGCTGAGGTGAATAGAATATGGGCTGACTTGTCTCCTGCTGTAACGAATTATACCTTTGGAAAATCAGCTGGTGTACAGACGGAAGAAAAGGTATTTACACTGAGTCCGGGAGAAGAAGTTTCTTTCTTTGAGATGGCAGAACCGGGACGTATTGTAGGTATGTCGATTGATGGCGGAACATCTTTCGAAGGTTTATACAAAGATGTGATTCTTTCAGCTAAATGGGATAATGAGAAGGTGGAGGCTATTTATGCCCCCGTTGCTGATTTTTTTGGATATGCCTATGGAAAAGGAGCAATGCGGAGTATCTTAATGGGTAAGCAAGGTACTTCCAACTACTGCTATCTGCCAATGCCTTTTGACAAGTCAGCTTCTATGAAGATGATTTATAAAAAGAGAGAAGGTATTCAGCAATCTCCTATTTCTGTAAACGTTAAAGTGTACTATAACAGTAATAAGCGTAATGTGAAGGAAGAGGGTAAGTTCTATTCTGTATGGCGTAGAGAGAAAACTCCTCTCGGCATTTTCCATAAGTTTGCTGCACAAAAAGGAAAAGGACATTATGTAGGAACCATCCATCAGGCACAAGGCCTGCGTCCGGGAATGACCTTGTTCTTCGAAGGGGATGACAGCACTTACGTAGATAATAAAATGCGTCTGCACGGCACTGGCTCCGAAGACTATTACAACGGTGGCTGGTATGCTTTATTGGATCGTTGGGACAGAGGAAACAGCCTCCCCCTCCATGGTTGCCTGGATTATTCGCTTCCGATGGCCAGAACCGGTGGATACCGTTTCTTCTTGGCCGACAAAATGTCCTATGAGAAGGAAATCTATCATGGAATGGAACATGGTGAAGTAAAAAATAATTTTCCGGTAGATTATACATCTGTTGGATTCTTCTATGCAGCCCAGCCATTGCAAGGCAGAGAAGAGCCTACTGCTGAATTACGCACTGTATATCAGCCGACAGAACATATCTATTTCCCTCAACTGATGCAGCTGAGTCTTGGTGGAGGTGTCCAGGTAACAAATGAGCGTGGAATCCGTATGACCACCCAGCATGGAGGAGTAGTGCGCATCATGCTGAACGATGTGCCCGAAGGAAAATATAAAGTGCTGATAAACTATTTTGAGAAACCGAATGGTGCCGACTTCCAGGTTTGGCAACGCCAGAAGCAACTGTCCGGATGGATCTCTACTAAGAAGGACAAAGAAGTGTCTAAAGACAGAGTACATGTAGGAGACATCAATTTGACGGAACAAACCAATTCAGTCACTTTCCATGTGAGAAATAATAACGGTGGGGACCAGTTTGAACTGGGACTGATTATCCTGGAAAGAATAAAGGAATAGATGTGGGAATGTGTACTTGTATATGGAATTGATAAGAATGAGAACTAAACAAATTTTACTGTTCGGGCTTGTTACCTGTAGTTTGACGGGCAATATGGCTTGTAAGGATGCTGATAGTGAAAAAACGCTGTGTATTGATAATGTACGTATGATATCCCGTGTCACGGGTGATCCTTTGCCGGGAGATACATTGCTGAATCCCAATAATACCGGACCTGACTTTGATGTATATGGAACGGATTTGGGGTTAATGTGGCATATGGATGGAAACCGTGTGGGCATGTTTTTCGGAGATACCAGTGGAGAAGGTTTTGTCGTGAATAAAAATGGTGGCAATGGTTCCAACTGGCGTTCCAACGTACTGGCTTTTTCATCGGATACAGAGCTTACAGACGGTCTTAAAATAGATTCAATGCTGCTTGATGCCGATGGTAAGGCGCTTGAGGTATGTGCGGGCGGTAAGACGAATCCGGAGGTATACCAGACTTCCATCCCTACGAGTGCTATTCGGGCCGGTAAAACGGATTGTGTCCATATTATGAACATCTATGATTGGGGAGCGCCTCATGGACGCTGGCTTACCAATTTTTCTTCTGTCTATACTTCCAATGATGACGGTCGGACATGGGAGCGGCGTGAAGAGGTGACTTTTTCTCCCGACAGTCATTTCTCGCAAGTGGCTTATGCCAAATGTGACGGATGGATTTATATGCTCGGCACACAGGCCGGACGTGGTGATGCTGCGTATCTGGCGCGTTTCC
This genomic window contains:
- a CDS encoding glycoside hydrolase family 172 protein — its product is MKINLKEVSVFLSAILLAGSYAVAQNPYRWTDELELLKRVDKLPEYRTGSYVEQFSSYDRTGGNDDGFAGTYSFLRKEGDKLVIAEMEGPGVINRIWTPTPTDNMLYFYFDGQKEPGLKIKFSDLFSGKVYPFTKPVCGNEIGGFYCYLPITYKKSCKIVFDGPKLEFIQIQYRNLPEKKVETYTGEFSQQDKDLLAEVNRIWADLSPAVTNYTFGKSAGVQTEEKVFTLSPGEEVSFFEMAEPGRIVGMSIDGGTSFEGLYKDVILSAKWDNEKVEAIYAPVADFFGYAYGKGAMRSILMGKQGTSNYCYLPMPFDKSASMKMIYKKREGIQQSPISVNVKVYYNSNKRNVKEEGKFYSVWRREKTPLGIFHKFAAQKGKGHYVGTIHQAQGLRPGMTLFFEGDDSTYVDNKMRLHGTGSEDYYNGGWYALLDRWDRGNSLPLHGCLDYSLPMARTGGYRFFLADKMSYEKEIYHGMEHGEVKNNFPVDYTSVGFFYAAQPLQGREEPTAELRTVYQPTEHIYFPQLMQLSLGGGVQVTNERGIRMTTQHGGVVRIMLNDVPEGKYKVLINYFEKPNGADFQVWQRQKQLSGWISTKKDKEVSKDRVHVGDINLTEQTNSVTFHVRNNNGGDQFELGLIILERIKE
- a CDS encoding DUF4185 domain-containing protein, giving the protein MELIRMRTKQILLFGLVTCSLTGNMACKDADSEKTLCIDNVRMISRVTGDPLPGDTLLNPNNTGPDFDVYGTDLGLMWHMDGNRVGMFFGDTSGEGFVVNKNGGNGSNWRSNVLAFSSDTELTDGLKIDSMLLDADGKALEVCAGGKTNPEVYQTSIPTSAIRAGKTDCVHIMNIYDWGAPHGRWLTNFSSVYTSNDDGRTWERREEVTFSPDSHFSQVAYAKCDGWIYMLGTQAGRGDAAYLARFLEKDLLDMKAYEYWNGESKEWIRGNEAAATPVLRGPVGEASLIWHKKFKRWILTYNYDPNHDENPLTKRHAILYCTSKDLVQWSEPKVLAEADRYPALYCAYIHPLKDNDDQLWFIMSMWGPYNAFLMCADMKLE